The Bombus huntii isolate Logan2020A chromosome 6, iyBomHunt1.1, whole genome shotgun sequence genome window below encodes:
- the LOC126866423 gene encoding uncharacterized protein LOC126866423 → MRALVFLFACLSLFAFAWGNNLILGRRLLGDVLVESLPIFKPPVPGVSHTATINITAPPGYVISFVSAINRNPRVVHIRPTKGYIGQDSMILLATGRPGWALAMKVTAFAIRSKHPSTTTTSTTSSTTTSTQSITTSTKPTTTSTQSTITYTIPTTTSTQSTTIFTKPPTKDTQSTITSTEPATRDYIVKLLAPWKLNTYE, encoded by the exons ATGCGTGCTCTCGTTTTTCTCTTTGCCTGTTTATCGTTGTTTGCCTTCGCATGGGGTAACAACTTGATTCTTGGCAGACGTCTGCTTGGTGATGTTCTTGTCGAATCTCTACCCATCTTCAAG CCACCAGTGCCAGGTGTCAGTCACACAGCCACGATTAACATAACTGCACCACCCGGCTACGTGATCTCATTCGTCAGTGCAATCAATCGAAATCCGAGGGTAGTACACATCAGACCTACAAAGGGTTATATTGGACAAGACTCGATGATCTTACTAGCTACTGGAAGACCAGGTTGGGCTCTTGCGATGAAGGTTACCGCTTTCGCTATTCGTTCCAAACACCCTAGTACCACAACAACTAGTACTACTTCGTCAACAACTACGAGCACTCAATCAATCACTACCTCCACCAAACCAACGACTACCAGCACTCAATCAACCATTACCTATACCATACCAACGACTACGAGCACTCAGTCAACCACTATCTTCACCAAGCCACCGACTAAGGACACTCAATCAACCATTACATCCACCGAACCAGCGACTAGGGACTACATAGTGAAACTTCTTGCACCATGGAAGTTGAACACTTACGAAtga